A window of Danaus plexippus chromosome 12, MEX_DaPlex, whole genome shotgun sequence contains these coding sequences:
- the LOC133319132 gene encoding pupal cuticle protein G1A-like, translated as MNTLVVLCALATVACGSIVPLVQPYNHAALVLDPHGRPLDTAEVINARALHLQAKALEHSSLAHAAVVSPVAHAAVVAPAVVAAPAAVSHQSRVDVHHSPALVAHAAPVVAAYATPYLGHSALGLAGHGHYLKKRSLGHIAYSAPIIAPAAVSHQSRVDVVSSPAIVSHAVAAPVLAHAVAAPVVAHAIAPAAVSHQSRVDVRSSPAIVAHAAPVVAAHAAYAPLLGHAAFGLAGHGHYLKKRSLGHIAYSAPIIAPSAVSHQSRVDVVSSPAIVSHAVAAPVVAHAVAAPVVAHAIAPAAVSHQSRVDVRSSPAVVAHVAPVAHSVIAAPLAHSALLHAPLAHGAGHLVHGW; from the coding sequence ATGAATACGCTGGTGGTGTTATGTGCTCTAGCTACCGTGGCCTGCGGGTCCATTGTACCGTTGGTGCAGCCCTATAACCATGCTGCATTAGTTTTGGATCCCCATGGCCGGCCTCTAGATACAGCTGAAGTAATTAATGCTCGCGCCCTTCACCTTCAAGCCAAGGCATTGGAACACTCTTCCCTTGCCCACGCTGCAGTTGTATCTCCAGTTGCTCACGCCGCAGTCGTTGCCCCTGCAGTGGTCGCCGCTCCTGCTGCCGTGTCTCATCAATCTCGGGTGGATGTTCACCATAGCCCAGCCCTGGTAGCTCATGCTGCTCCTGTGGTCGCCGCTTATGCCACCCCTTACTTGGGTCACTCAGCCCTGGGTCTCGCCGGACACGGACACTACCTCAAGAAGCGCTCTCTAGGACACATTGCTTACAGTGCTCCTATTATCGCTCCTGCTGCCGTCTCTCACCAATCTCGTGTAGATGTTGTATCTAGCCCTGCTATTGTGTCACACGCAGTTGCTGCACCCGTCCTTGCTCACGCCGTCGCCGCCCCAGTGGTCGCTCACGCCATCGCACCTGCAGCAGTGTCTCACCAATCCCGTGTGGACGTCCGCTCAAGCCCTGCAATTGTAGCCCACGCTGCTCCGGTAGTTGCTGCTCATGCCGCATATGCTCCTCTTTTGGGACACGCTGCTTTCGGTCTCGCCGGACACGGACACTACCTGAAGAAGCGTTCCCTGGGCCACATTGCCTACAGCGCACCCATCATCGCACCTTCTGCCGTGTCTCATCAGTCACGTGTGGATGTTGTGTCTAGCCCAGCTATCGTGTCCCACGCTGTAGCAGCGCCCGTCGTCGCTCACGCTGTCGCCGCCCCAGTAGTTGCTCACGCTATCGCTCCTGCCGCAGTTTCTCATCAATCTCGTGTGGATGTCCGCTCCAGCCCAGCTGTTGTGGCTCATGTAGCTCCAGTAGCCCACAGCGTCATCGCCGCTCCCCTCGCTCACTCCGCCCTTCTTCATGCGCCCCTGGCCCATGGCGCCGGTCATCTGGTTCATGGTTGGTGA
- the LOC116772677 gene encoding cuticle protein 16.5-like, with protein sequence MKSMVVFFALAAVACGSIVPLAPLAQPLHAPALVLDPHGRPLDTAAVINARALHLQAKALEPAHLSHAAILAPAAHAAVIAPAVVAAPAAVSHQSRVDIRSSPAIVAHAAPVIAAAPVVAAHASYAAPLGHAALGLAGHGHYLKKRSLGHIAYSAPIIAPSAVSHQSRVDVVSSPAIVSHAVAAPVVAHAVAAPVVAHAIAPAAVSHQSRVDVRSSPAVVAHVAPVAHSVITAPLAHSALLHAPLAHGAGHLVHGW encoded by the coding sequence ATGAAATCGATGGTGGTGTTCTTTGCTCTCGCCGCTGTGGCTTGCGGCTCCATTGTGCCTCTGGCACCTTTGGCACAGCCCCTACATGCACCAGCACTAGTACTGGACCCTCATGGACGGCCCCTTGATACTGCTGCAGTGATCAATGCCCGCGCTTTACACCTACAAGCTAAAGCTCTGGAGCCAGCCCACCTTAGCCACGCAGCTATCTTAGCTCCCGCTGCACATGCTGCTGTCATCGCTCCCGCCGTAGTCGCTGCCCCTGCCGCAGTATCCCACCAATCCCGCGTAGACATCCGTTCAAGCCCTGCCATCGTAGCTCACGCTGCTCCTGTTATTGCCGCTGCCCCAGTAGTTGCCGCTCATGCCTCATATGCTGCGCCCTTAGGACACGCTGCTCTGGGACTCGCCGGACACGGACACTACCTGAAGAAGCGTTCCCTGGGCCACATTGCCTACAGCGCACCCATCATCGCTCCTTCTGCTGTGTCTCATCAGTCTCGTGTGGATGTTGTGTCTAGCCCAGCTATCGTGTCCCACGCTGTAGCAGCACCCGTCGTCGCTCACGCTGTCGCCGCCCCAGTAGTTGCTCACGCTATCGCTCCTGCCGCAGTTTCTCATCAATCTCGTGTGGATGTCCGCTCCAGCCCAGCTGTTGTCGCTCATGTAGCTCCAGTAGCCCACAGCGTCATCACCGCTCCCCTCGCTCACTCCGCCCTTCTTCATGCGCCCCTGGCCCATGGCGCCGGTCATTTAGTACATGGTTGGTGA